The following DNA comes from Magnolia sinica isolate HGM2019 chromosome 18, MsV1, whole genome shotgun sequence.
ATGGACTCATTTACAAATCTGGTCCATTTGGGTTGGATCCTGGGTACCCAACTATTTTTTATTGGTTGTGATGCACTACTCCATCCTGTTTCTTCTTATTGTAATGTATCTTCTGATTCTTCCCTTACAATTTGGTAATGAGAGTTCTGCATCACTTGTTGTACACTGTAGCTAAGCACTAGGCAGCACCACCTGAGCTCTATGGGGCCCCCATGTTGTATGTGTGAGATCCACAAAATCCATCAGGTGTGGCCCTCTAGCAAAAAGCCAACTCGATCCACAACTTAGGCCTGCAACACCATGGGGATCATTGGGGAGGTCCAGCCACCCATAGTTTTTTGTGTGGATACCATTCTGTGTGTATCCCATACAACCCATTCACCAGGTGTGCTTCATGAGGATGAAGTGACACTCCAAAATCAACCTGACTCAGTACTTTGGCGGGCCACACCTCACGAACTTTGGATATTTTAGTAGTGGTTTTATGTTGTTTCCATTTGTGTGGCCAACATATGTTGTGGATCGGGCTGGTTTTTATTTCCTTcccctcctctttttttttttttaatgtatggtGAGAATGATGATGCCcatctaataaacagattggatgtcactcACAACTCAAAGGGTCCCACATAGGTTTGGCTGTTTTAACTTTTAAATGCTGTGTATAACTGAAAGTTGTAGAAGATTCCAGCCAACAACTAATTCACTAATTTCATAAGCCATGTCAACTATGGAGACCAGTTCCTCTATGATTTAAGTGGGTTATGATAAGATGCAATACCACCTACATAGTACTAGGAGTAGGGGTGGGTTTTTATACCAGATTGCATATTTGATGATGATCCGAACTGTTCATGTTCTCAGTATTGCCTTATTGAAGCTATGCCTTAATAATTATGCTTAATTAATGTTCATAACCTTTTGACTCTTGGATTTGATATGAGCTATTCAAATTTTACTTTTCAATGTTTTCAAATCCATCTTCATACATAATCATCCGTTTAACAAATGTTTCTTTAGGATGACCCTGGTAGCATAGAGTCCagaatatgaacggttcagatcatcatgtaAGATGCCATATGGGGGCGAAAAGTTACCCCCTTAGGGTAACTACGGTATGGTGGGCATCATATCCCATCAAAACCCCaattaaatttgaaaaatcttaCTCCTATATGTCCCAATGTACTGTATCCCAAAATCATGCCAATCTAAAGGGAAATGACCCAAACCTGACCCAAAAGGCCGTGAGGCTCCATGGGTAGCTGGTCCTGACTACTTTTGGTTCGAAAACTCAAATGTCCTACCCAAGCCTGGTAGCATCTGACTGGAGAGGACCCCGGGCCTGAGCAATCCAGGTTTGGGAAGACTGGGACCCAGCCCAAACCGATCTCTTGACAGTCCCCACTGTACATAACCTGGCTCACAATCAACCCATCAATTGGGCCCACATTTATGGAAACAATTGACAGGACAACAAAATTGCCAATAGTCCACTTTCAATGTACACGTGTGCTCTGCCTGCTGAGTAGACTGGCCTAATATGCCCAGTCATCtacaaagtgggtcccattaatgCATGGCTAGGATGTCTCACATGCCAGATGGGCATTTCTGGCCTGTGTAGAGGCGTATTTAGGCTTATCACACTTGTTATAAAGAGCAAGGTACTTAATAAACTGAAACTTGCTAGAAAACTGAGACGTGGGAAGAAACAGTGTATTTTCCCGAGTAAACATGTGGACCATATCATCTATTGCCTTCATGTAAGAATAATATAATATTTGCCAGTTCAATGAATCAGACCACCAGTTAAACGGAACGGGGAAGCATGTCTGACTCTAACCATGTTAACAGGGTTGATCATAAATGGGAAGTGATGGACAGCCATATATGAGGAAACCTAGTTTGTCTTACGGGTGTCTTACGGTTTTGGATTTAACATGGAAGGATGGACGATAAACTTTCATTGACAACATGTAAACCTACTATGCTAACTAAATAATCTCCCCTTCAACTATCATCAACAATGCTTAAACGTTCTATTACTAACTAAAAATCTTCCCTGCAATCTAATTTTGAGTTACCACCATAAGCAAACTGTGTTCGTGGACCTAAGGCCTTTAAACATTTGTAAACCCAGCAATCCTCCTTTAAACCCAGCAATCCTCCTCCTAACAAAGATGAGGGTCTCTAGTCATTATTTTAGTTGGATGATGTGGGTTTATTTCTTGGGTGCAAGTTACATGGCTTATTTAACTTTTTTAGTTTAAAGTCCTCTTGAGAGCCAAAGTGATATAAAATTAGGAATTTGAGGCTGGATAGGGGGAAAAAGACCTCTTTAAAGGATGGATAAGGAAGCAATGCTTTGCAAAAagactttttattattattaattttttattttttttactatttggGTTTCTTTTGAAGGTGGAAGGGTTGGGAAACTGtagagaggagggagggagggtatCCTGCTCCCATACATGTTGTATTTATATAAAAAGGATGTTATGTGTGTGGGAGAAATCAGATTCTTTACAACCCTTGCTCCTATTGTGCACCACAGATTCTTCTACAGCCCTTTCTCTAcaattcttctcttcttctttattgTTCATTCATAGCATGGAAACTAACAGAAAGGCATAGACTTTTCTCCTTCTCTTGTCAATTCTTTACCCCAAAAAAGAACAATGAAAAAAACTATATTCCCCATAAGTAAGGTTGTGAGCAATAATGTGCTCTGACATCATCTTGCTGTTTAAATCTATGAGTCTCAATCTTGTAGTTGGAACATGTGGGATGCACCCATTAGATTTGTCTGATTGCCTTCTTCCTTTGTTTCCAACATCATTTCTTCCAAATAATTCAAGCAGACCCACCTaaaatcaaaggaagttcaaatttttatacttttccttttttttttaaaaaaaagaaaaaaagaaaaaaagaaaaaaagaagcaagcttgggaaaattttgaagacTCATAGGTTTAGGCAAGATAAGACCAAAAGAGAGTGCTGATATGCGGAGACACATGCTCACCTTGATGTCTGTGAAGCCATATTTTAGGCATCCCACTTCCATTCCCATGTTGGTTATAGACCCAATTTTGTACCTTAGCTCCTTTCTGTAATTTTGGCTTGGTGTCATGAATGCTCATGGGGTTTTTCACTGTGAGAGTGGACCAACCTTCTCTTAGTTTAAGTCTTTCTTTGCTTCCAATTTTATTACTTTAATTCAGTATATTTAGGTTTCTTTTACTTGGGCCTTACTTTGGTGACTGTCTGATGCAGTGGTGGCCTTGAGCTTCTTTGCAAGTCAGTGAAGATCCATAACGTTGATGTCGATCTGAAAGCCGGAGAAGACAAGGTATCTCTTCTTCTAACAGATAAAGATGCACAATTCATGGAATGTTTTTTTGCTTATTCAGCCCAATCTTCGTCCTTTTATATTCATTCCAGTTAACTATGAGAGGCTTGCTGTCTTGGGTCCGCACCAACTTGATCAAGGAGAGGCCTGAAATGTTCATGAAAGGAGACTCTGTGTAAGATTTAAGCTGCTGACTTTTCCTATCATATAATTAGAATATTGAAGAGTACTGATTATAAGCTAGGATCATGGTTAATTTTACATTGTGATGATTGTGGATATCTTTATCTATTTGTTTGGAACATCTTGACATGATGATGCTACTTTGTTTGGCTCATTGTGCAGGAGACCCGGTGTTCTTGTCCTTGTAAATGATTGTGATTGGGAACTATCTGGTCAGCTCGATACAACATTAGAAGAGAAGGATGCGATAGTTTTCATTTCAACTTTGCATGGTGGGTAGAATCTAAGGAGTTGCATGTTACAATAACGCAACTGGTACGCAAGTAGTGAGGAAGGATGGTCAAGATTTTGAAGTTTTTGCTGCTAAATGTATTGGAGAGGAACACATACAAGAGAGGATCTGATAGATTCTCTCAACTCTCATACCTATATTTTTGCCACCTGTTATACactgttaaatgctgatatgcttCTGTTTCTTCGTGGTGCAAATTCAGACTTGGATAAATTTCTGATGTCAGTAACAAGGATTAATGGTAAGATGACCATAACACTGTTGGACAAAATGATATGGCTGGGCAACTGGGGAAAATATAAGCTAAATCAATTTTGTTGATGCCGTCTTAGCAAAACATGCAACATCTTTTCAAATATTTGGCTGAGCTAGTGCAATTCGTAGAGATCCAACTGAGTATAGTTGTACTTTGTCTGCTAATGCTTGGTGATAATTGTGTATGCAAATAGAACATTATTCTTGCCATTATTGCTTCATTCTCTATTTTAAATCCATGAACTTGTGGCCCTGGCTTGTGAAGACACCAATGATCAACATGATCAGAGATCTGGAATTTAAGTAGAAATTTCGGAAACGACGAAGAGATTTATGGGGTGAAAGGAAAAGTTGACATTTGAAGTGATGGATGTAACATCGGATTTGCACTTGAATTTACTGATGGATCAATTGATGGATTTAAGAACCGAAAAAATGTGCTTTAGATTTTGACACTTGGATGATAATATTTTTGCATCCTGTAAGAATCATGCACTGTCTATTTTGGAGATGACTTCCTTGAATAGGATAGCCATGGCGGACCCTCCAATACCTTGTGATAATAGTATCACATGTGTGATGAGCAGTAATTGCCAATTTATGTGAAATCCGATAAAACACATTTATGGCTTGTATATGCTCTCAAGTTACAGAAAATTGGATCCCAGTGCCATCTTGGCGAAACATATGATGCTTTCAAGCTTTTTCTTAGTGTTGATTTTGAAAATTCAGTTATAGTAGATTTACGAGATGCCATATCTATCTTGATGATATTACATTGGATATCACCTAACGTTTTCACGTGTATAAATAATCCTTTAAGACCCCTTATCCGGATGATTTGCAAAGACCCCAGCCTATCTGATGAGTGATAATAGCCAGACCAAGCAACATGCGTGCAATTACTAGATAGCCGACTATGTGATCCTGAgtgggggtgtcaatgggccgggctcgggcctgaGAAATCAGTTTAGACCCGGCCCGAAACAGTACAAAATCCGGGCCAAGACTTACCCCAGGCCCAGCCCGTTGACATCCATAAACCCGGGATGTAGCAATTTGGATCGTGATGATGCTCTCCATGCCATTGGTtagcatcttttttctttttctttttaaattagtGACATCAAACTGTTTTGAAAAATGGGATTGGCATTGTCCTGACATATGAAAAATTGGAGTCATCAAAATTCAATTGCCAACTGTAGGTGTGATGTTTTcccattgaatttttttattttattttatttcctaaATGGCATTGagcaaattttattgaaaaaaagaaaTGAGATATAAAACtacagagagggagagaaaggggaGATGAGAAATAATCTATCTCGGCCTCAATTACATATCATCACAACTCCCAAATTAACCCAGAATAT
Coding sequences within:
- the LOC131233115 gene encoding ubiquitin-related modifier 1 homolog 2-like, which produces MRLTLEFGGGLELLCKSVKIHNVDVDLKAGEDKLTMRGLLSWVRTNLIKERPEMFMKGDSVRPGVLVLVNDCDWELSGQLDTTLEEKDAIVFISTLHGG